The Thiogranum longum genome includes a region encoding these proteins:
- the tsaE gene encoding tRNA (adenosine(37)-N6)-threonylcarbamoyltransferase complex ATPase subunit type 1 TsaE: protein MAALDVRLENPEATEVFGRRLASCQQAGLLVYLYGDLGAGKTTLVRGYLRGLGHQGRVKSPTYTLIEPYQTEHGRVYHLDLYRLSDPDELEWIGLRDLFDGESVCLIEWPQRGEGVLPEPDVDIRLSAEGQGRRLMLEALSPRGEQVARCLGSL from the coding sequence ATGGCCGCACTTGATGTCCGCCTGGAAAATCCCGAAGCGACCGAAGTCTTTGGCCGCCGCCTGGCAAGCTGTCAGCAGGCGGGGCTACTGGTATACCTGTACGGCGACCTTGGCGCCGGCAAGACCACACTGGTGCGCGGCTACCTGCGAGGCCTGGGTCACCAGGGTCGGGTAAAGAGTCCGACCTATACCCTGATCGAGCCCTACCAGACCGAACACGGAAGGGTGTATCACCTTGATCTCTACCGTCTGTCCGACCCTGATGAATTGGAGTGGATCGGGCTGCGAGATCTGTTCGACGGTGAGAGTGTGTGCCTGATCGAGTGGCCGCAGCGTGGTGAGGGGGTGTTGCCGGAGCCGGATGTGGATATTCGCCTGAGCGCAGAAGGGCAGGGCAGGCGACTGATGCTGGAAGCACTCTCACCCCGCGGAGAACAAGTTGCCCGCTGTCTCGGGAGCCTCTGA
- a CDS encoding NAD(P)H-hydrate dehydratase produces MTESGALPLYTAAGVRELDRLAIEGEGIAGYTLMCRAGQALFNSIATNWPACTQINILCGAGNNGGDGYVLARLLREAERAVSVQYLGDPGLLKGDAAKAFTDFTAAGGEATAFEGELIAASLHVDAMLGTGLTRVVEGRWRQAIEVLNARSAPVLAVDIPSGLDADSGDICGIAVRAQRTLTFIGRKRGLYTARGVDCTGAVDFSDLDVPAAVYERQPAHACLLQQPPLGPLALPRARSSHKGDFGYVLVVGGGAGMPGAPRLAAEAAARCGAGLVSVATHRDNANGLNAGRWEFMVRAVMHTDELAPLLQHASVVVIGPGLGQSPWSRQLLERVLETALPLVLDADALNLLARDPLKRDNWILTPHPGEAARLLGSSTKAIQQDRFSALESLRAKYGGTIVLKGAGTLIGDGGLPAICAAGNPGMASGGMGDVLSGVIGALLAQGLMAGDAARAAVCLHAQAADRAAAAGGERGLLAGDLMPLLREGLNGRT; encoded by the coding sequence ATTGCCACAAACTGGCCTGCCTGCACACAAATCAATATTTTGTGTGGTGCAGGCAACAACGGCGGTGACGGTTATGTGCTGGCGCGCCTGCTGCGTGAGGCGGAGCGCGCGGTCAGTGTGCAGTACCTCGGTGATCCCGGGCTGTTGAAAGGTGATGCGGCAAAGGCTTTCACAGATTTTACAGCCGCAGGTGGTGAAGCGACGGCTTTTGAAGGTGAGCTGATAGCGGCGTCCTTACACGTCGACGCCATGCTTGGCACCGGGCTGACACGCGTCGTGGAAGGGCGCTGGCGGCAAGCCATCGAGGTGCTGAATGCCCGGTCGGCCCCGGTGCTGGCTGTCGATATCCCCAGCGGCCTGGACGCGGACAGCGGAGACATCTGCGGTATCGCCGTGCGTGCGCAGCGGACCCTGACCTTTATTGGCCGCAAACGTGGTCTGTATACCGCACGCGGCGTGGATTGTACGGGCGCTGTCGATTTTTCTGACCTGGACGTTCCGGCAGCTGTCTACGAGCGCCAGCCGGCACATGCCTGCCTGCTGCAACAGCCACCACTCGGTCCACTTGCTCTGCCCCGCGCACGTAGTAGTCATAAAGGTGATTTTGGTTATGTACTGGTTGTTGGTGGTGGCGCCGGCATGCCAGGTGCACCGCGTCTCGCTGCCGAGGCCGCAGCCCGCTGTGGTGCCGGACTGGTTTCCGTTGCAACTCACCGTGATAACGCAAATGGACTGAATGCCGGTCGCTGGGAGTTCATGGTGCGGGCTGTCATGCATACCGATGAGTTGGCGCCATTACTGCAACATGCCAGTGTGGTAGTGATCGGCCCCGGCCTTGGACAATCACCCTGGTCAAGGCAGTTACTTGAAAGGGTGTTGGAAACGGCATTGCCGCTGGTACTGGATGCCGATGCCCTCAATTTGCTTGCACGTGATCCCCTGAAGCGTGATAACTGGATACTCACGCCGCATCCCGGTGAGGCTGCACGTTTGCTCGGTAGCAGTACAAAAGCCATCCAGCAGGATCGATTTTCTGCACTCGAATCACTGCGTGCAAAGTATGGCGGAACCATTGTACTGAAAGGTGCAGGAACGCTGATTGGCGATGGTGGTCTGCCCGCGATTTGTGCTGCCGGCAACCCCGGCATGGCCAGCGGTGGTATGGGCGATGTGCTCAGCGGTGTGATTGGTGCACTGCTTGCGCAGGGGCTTATGGCGGGTGATGCGGCGCGTGCTGCGGTCTGCCTTCATGCGCAGGCCGCAGACCGGGCCGCCGCAGCGGGCGGCGAGCGGGGGCTGCTGGCCGGTGATCTCATGCCGCTGTTGCGCGAGGGGCTCAATGGCCGCACTTGA